TTAACCATCTATCTCTAACTGTAAAGGCAAAATCATGCGGTTCAATAGTAAATGGTCTTATCGTTTTTTTAATTATATCTGTTGAAGTATATATACTTTTATCATTAATAACCCAATCCCCTTGATCGTTTTTTTCCATAAGTAATATTGAAAGATCGTAACGCAAGTTGTTAGTAGCTTTTATAGAAACTCCTCCAAATGTCGTTTCAATCAACAAACTTCTAAAAACATCCCATGCAGGAGATTCTTTAGGATTTACTGTAACTATTGTAGGCTCTGAAATGGCTTCACTTCTATTTACAGCATACAATTTAACGGTTTGCTCTTCTTCATTAAGAAACCCTTCTACTAAAAGTGAATTGTTATAGTAAGACGATTTAACTTCCATTTTACGACCAGTTGCAAGTGTATATTCTGCTTTTACATATAGTAAATCTTGATCCTTTGGTAACGTGTAGGTTAGTTTAGACTTCCCTGGAAGATTTTCCACCATTACATTTTCTACAGGGTCTGGAGCAATCTTATTATTTTCTATAGGTTCTAACTTGTTTTCGTCGCAACTAATAATTAATGAAGCAATTATGATTACGAAAACGCTTGTTTTTAACATTTTATATTTCATGTCTTTTTTTTTAGTTGTTAAATTACCATCCTAAATTTTGTACCAAATTAGGGTTTTGAATCATGGCACTCTCTGGTATTGGCCAAAAATAATCTCTTGGAGACACAAATATTTGTTGATATACTGATCTTGTTTGATAGTACCCCAAATCATCGGTTCCTTTTATATTCCAACCTGTTATAGGTGCGTTTAAAACAGAGGCTGCTGTTTTCCATCTTTTTAAATCCCAAAAACGTTGGCCTTCGAAAGCAAGTTCTATCAATCGCTCTTGCTGAATTATGTCTCGCAATCCAGTTTTAGAATTTGGTTTTGTTGCATTTAAAGAGAAATTAGCCCACGAGTCTTCCACTCCTTGTAATCCAGCTCTCTCTCTAATCATATCTATATAATTATACACTTCTGGTGATGGCCCTTCTGCCTCGTTTAAAGCTTCTGCATACATTAAATATAAATCTGCTAAACGAATTTCTGGCCATGCATAATCTTTATATGTGGCACCTCCTTCTGTATTTGTTACTTGATTCCAATCTACTAATTTTTTTATAAAATAACCTGTTTCATTTGTATGAAAGGCGTGCGATGCTCCTGCATAATCTCCAAATTTACCTTGAACATACCATACGTTTCCTTCATCGGATTTTGAAGGGCTATCGTATTTATACCAAATACCACCATCAAAACTTAAATCGGCATAAAAACGTGGTTCTCTATCAAAATTTAATCTGGCTGTTTTAAAACCTTCTTTGATATTAAAACGCTCTGCATTGGTTGCCGTACGCAACTCTTTTTCATTTGAAAAGTCTAATGTCTTGTCCTCATTAATGGGCACACCATTTTTAGAGTAAAACATTCGAGCTATTTTAAGTGGTGGTGAAAGAATTTTTCTAGCATCGTTATGATTGTGATTTGTAGCTAATGGAGGCATCGCTAATCGTTGTATTTCAGATGCTTTACTATTCGGATTTGCCCAAACAATCTCGGAATTCCATCTCTCACATACTGCTTGACGAATGCTCATTTGTGTCATTGTAGTAGGTGAAAGTGAAAAAGATGATGTTGGAAACACATATAAACTTTTACCATTTACTTCAGCCGACTGAATGGCTTCAAGGGATGCATCTGCTGCTAGCTTCCATTTGTTTTCGTCATAATTAGAGTTAAACAATAATGTACCATCATTATTTTTTAAAGTAGCAAAATCTGCATTTCCATTAAATAATGGACTAGCCGCAATTAATAGTGTTTTTGCTTTTATACTTAATGCAATTGTTTTAGAAATTCTTCCTGCTTCTGTGGTTCTTACTAGTTGATCTTCTTCAGGCAACTTTTCTACGGCTTTGTCTAATAAATCGACTATATATGTAACACAATCATCTACAGGTTGTCTTCTAACATTAATTTCATCTTCTGGTGCATCAATAGCACTGTTTTCTACTATGATAGGAATAGGCCCATACATTCTTAATAAATAATAATGGTAATAGGCTTTTAAAAACTCGACTTCTCCAATCCAACGTTTTCTTTCTGAAGATTCAATATCTGGAACTTTACTAAGATCGTTAAGGTTTTCTAAAAAGATATTACAATGGCGTATCCCTACAAATAATCGGTATAAACTTCCTGGACCTCCTCCTGCGGAGCTTCCATCCCACACATTTAAATAAGGATTAGAAATTCTTTGATTCCCTCTTGCTATTTCAAAAGCATCACTAATTATAGACGTTTGGTAAGGAATCCACATTTCATCTCCAGAAAGCATCGCTATATTATAGTTAATGTCTCCATTTTTTGGTAAATATGAGTAGCAGGTAAATAAATATTTCTCTGCTTCATTCCTCAGTTTAAAGGCATTTTCTATAGTTGGTAAACTATCTGGAACCACATCAATGAATTCTTCAGAGCATGACTGCATTAACAACAGCCCTATAAAGAACAAAAATGCCGTATTAATAGATTTTTTTAATCTACCCATCTTTTTATTTTTATGTTTCATAATTATTAGTTTTTATTAAGCTTAATGAATGTTTTATATTATAAATTAAGCAATATTCCAAAATTATATGTTGATTGTATTGGATAACCTAAACCATTTCCGCCCATTTCTGGATCCCATAATTTAAATTTACTAAATACTACTGGATTTGTGGTATTTGCATAAAACCTTAAGCCTGCTATCTTCATTTTTTCTAAAAAGCTTTCTGGCATATTGTATCCAAATTCAACACTTTTAAGTCTTAAAAAAGCACCATTTTTCATCCACCATGTAGATGTTTTGGTATTATTCTCAACAAGAGTACTACTTAACCTAGGCCAAAAAGCATAAGCATCTCTATTATCTTCAGACCAGTGATCGTCAGCAATAATTTTTAAAAGCCCATTTTGATCACCTCCTCTAATTACAAAAGGAGATATACTCGTTTGATTTCTATTAACATCATCGTTTGAATTAATAAAGAAAGAAGAACGCGCCGATCCTTGAAAGAATATACTAAAGTCAAAATTTCTATGACCCACAGTTCCTCCAAAACCATATACAATTTCAGGTGAAGTTGGATAACCTATTGGAGCCTGGTCTAAAGCTGTAATAACGCCATCGCCATTTAAATCTTTATATTTAATATCACCTCCACCATACTCTCCAAACTGCTTTGGTGAATTGGCAGCTTCTAAATCGTCTACAAATAAACGTTCTGCAACATAACCAAACGTTTGATTTATAGTTTGACCTTTTCTATATAGATAACTCAACTCTTCCGGATAGTAATTTTCATCATATTGCAAAACTTTGCTAGTCGCATACGTAAAATTACCCCTTAAATTGGTCCACCAATTATTTCCAAAATTATTATTATAAGTAATGGATGCATCTAGACCTGAACTTTCTGCTTCTCCAAAATTTGTTTGAGGAATTACTGAAAGTCCCAAAGTAGACCCTATATTAGAACGTTGTTGAAGAATCTCACTTCTATTTTGCTTAAACACATCTGCAACTAATGTAAAGGCATTGCCTATCTTTAAGTCAAAACCTAAATTTATTTGCGTTGATTTTTCCCAGCTTATTTTTTCATTAGCATATCTGGATATTGAAACACCATTACGGTAATAATCATTTTGTTCTCCAAAACTAGCACCATAAGAGGCACTATTTAAACTTACTTCAGATAAGTAAAAAAATCGATCTTGGGCTCTACCTATTTGATCATTCCCTATCAAACCATAACTAGCTCTAAATTTCATTTCTTTAATGACATCTTTTAATGGCTCAAAAAACTTCTCATTAGAAACAATGTACCCAGCTGCAACAGAAGGGAAGAAACCAAATCGATTATTTGGAGCAAATCGTTCAGAACCATTATACCCAAAATTCATTTCTAATAAATATCTTTTATCATATCCATAAGTAAATCTACCAGAAACCCCCATATTCCTACTTGGTAACGATAGTTGTAACTGTCCAGCATTACCTGTTTCGAAACTAGATAAAAGACCGATCAACAACCCAGAAACTTCATGCTTTTCAGAAAATGTTCTATTATAATTGAAGGCCGTTTCCATATACATTCTAGAGTCAAGAGATTTATCTCCCTCTGCATAATTTAAATATTCTGTTCCTGTTGCTCCAATAGAACCTTCTCTCCCACTATTTATTAGCGTTAAATTAATTTTCTGAGTATCAGGGTTAATGTTACCTGAATAATAAAACGGATTGTATT
The genomic region above belongs to Mariniflexile litorale and contains:
- a CDS encoding TonB-dependent receptor, coding for MRKLNKIKGIYFSNFHLDRKVKLIILFLSVFAGQYQAKANSIIDKGHFEVKNILQEKRIKGIIVDENGIPLPGVSISVKDTQRGAATDFDGNFELTVPSNGKILVISFMGYSTQNITIGQKTNFNIKLVPDIEAMDEVVIVGFGTQKKTSLVSAITTINPKEIKGPSSNLTTMMAGRISGMIAYQRSGEPGADNSDFFIRGLGSFGSGKVNPLILIDGIESTTTDMARLQPDDIEAFSVLKDASAASIYGARGANGVVLITTKTGVEGKLTFRYRLEQKVSTNTRNFQFADNVTYMNLANEAALTRDPIAVLPYSQTKIDRTAAGYDPILYPNNNWIDALIQDVTVNSSHNLSLRGGGEKARFYVASTYNVDNGVLKVDKLNDFNSNIKLRNYSFRSNVDIKLTSTTDLAVRLYGQFDDYTGPRGGYNLKGDYVNGGTNIFNKAVWSNPVAFPAVYPSELLPYIEHPLFGGAITGNGSTTLLTNPYAEMVKGYDVSKASTIQTQLELKQDLSSITPGLTARAMAYVRRYSFFRLSREYNPFYYSGNINPDTQKINLTLINSGREGSIGATGTEYLNYAEGDKSLDSRMYMETAFNYNRTFSEKHEVSGLLIGLLSSFETGNAGQLQLSLPSRNMGVSGRFTYGYDKRYLLEMNFGYNGSERFAPNNRFGFFPSVAAGYIVSNEKFFEPLKDVIKEMKFRASYGLIGNDQIGRAQDRFFYLSEVSLNSASYGASFGEQNDYYRNGVSISRYANEKISWEKSTQINLGFDLKIGNAFTLVADVFKQNRSEILQQRSNIGSTLGLSVIPQTNFGEAESSGLDASITYNNNFGNNWWTNLRGNFTYATSKVLQYDENYYPEELSYLYRKGQTINQTFGYVAERLFVDDLEAANSPKQFGEYGGGDIKYKDLNGDGVITALDQAPIGYPTSPEIVYGFGGTVGHRNFDFSIFFQGSARSSFFINSNDDVNRNQTSISPFVIRGGDQNGLLKIIADDHWSEDNRDAYAFWPRLSSTLVENNTKTSTWWMKNGAFLRLKSVEFGYNMPESFLEKMKIAGLRFYANTTNPVVFSKFKLWDPEMGGNGLGYPIQSTYNFGILLNL
- a CDS encoding DUF5000 domain-containing lipoprotein — translated: MKYKMLKTSVFVIIIASLIISCDENKLEPIENNKIAPDPVENVMVENLPGKSKLTYTLPKDQDLLYVKAEYTLATGRKMEVKSSYYNNSLLVEGFLNEEEQTVKLYAVNRSEAISEPTIVTVNPKESPAWDVFRSLLIETTFGGVSIKATNNLRYDLSILLMEKNDQGDWVINDKSIYTSTDIIKKTIRPFTIEPHDFAFTVRDRWLNTTDTLYTTITPLLETPLPKSGYKPYRLPGDTKTHSTAIETGMWDGEIMNWPKVFLTDGSVAGPHTVTIDTGVLAKMSRIVIWDYPEYFNGRSYYYKGNLKEFEVWGSETPNPDGSLDQTWIKLGAYNAVKPSGLPFGQQTDEDYQTANAGFSWEFEPTAPKVRYLRIKSLKNWGATGSMSIGEIQVYGNTN
- a CDS encoding RagB/SusD family nutrient uptake outer membrane protein, with protein sequence MKHKNKKMGRLKKSINTAFLFFIGLLLMQSCSEEFIDVVPDSLPTIENAFKLRNEAEKYLFTCYSYLPKNGDINYNIAMLSGDEMWIPYQTSIISDAFEIARGNQRISNPYLNVWDGSSAGGGPGSLYRLFVGIRHCNIFLENLNDLSKVPDIESSERKRWIGEVEFLKAYYHYYLLRMYGPIPIIVENSAIDAPEDEINVRRQPVDDCVTYIVDLLDKAVEKLPEEDQLVRTTEAGRISKTIALSIKAKTLLIAASPLFNGNADFATLKNNDGTLLFNSNYDENKWKLAADASLEAIQSAEVNGKSLYVFPTSSFSLSPTTMTQMSIRQAVCERWNSEIVWANPNSKASEIQRLAMPPLATNHNHNDARKILSPPLKIARMFYSKNGVPINEDKTLDFSNEKELRTATNAERFNIKEGFKTARLNFDREPRFYADLSFDGGIWYKYDSPSKSDEGNVWYVQGKFGDYAGASHAFHTNETGYFIKKLVDWNQVTNTEGGATYKDYAWPEIRLADLYLMYAEALNEAEGPSPEVYNYIDMIRERAGLQGVEDSWANFSLNATKPNSKTGLRDIIQQERLIELAFEGQRFWDLKRWKTAASVLNAPITGWNIKGTDDLGYYQTRSVYQQIFVSPRDYFWPIPESAMIQNPNLVQNLGW